The following proteins are encoded in a genomic region of Sorangiineae bacterium MSr12523:
- a CDS encoding deaminase: protein MDTARPSFEELYMTLAFGMARRSTCLRLQVGTVITSTDYRQVLAVGYNGNASGLPNQCDTDIPGACGCLHSEENACINCQSPRQLGKVVFVTHLPCAMCAKRLINLGGVTKIYYSEEYRKRDSLALLESVGIIVERLTIPRADAR, encoded by the coding sequence ATGGACACCGCCCGCCCCAGTTTCGAAGAGCTCTACATGACGCTCGCCTTCGGCATGGCCCGGAGGTCGACGTGCCTGCGGCTGCAGGTCGGGACCGTCATCACCTCCACGGATTACCGGCAGGTGCTCGCGGTGGGGTACAACGGCAATGCCTCCGGCCTGCCCAATCAGTGCGATACGGACATTCCGGGTGCCTGCGGGTGCCTGCACTCCGAGGAGAACGCCTGCATCAACTGCCAATCGCCGCGGCAGCTCGGCAAGGTCGTTTTCGTCACGCACTTGCCTTGCGCCATGTGCGCGAAGCGGCTGATCAACCTCGGTGGCGTCACCAAGATTTACTACAGCGAGGAGTACCGCAAGCGCGATTCGCTGGCCCTCCTGGAGTCCGTCGGGATCATCGTCGAGCGGCTCACCATCCCGCGCGCCGACGCGCGTTGA
- a CDS encoding cytochrome P450: MPRASLTDRILIATNRRLLVLRPLSRIPEDSDLEPVPGDDGLPWLGHTLAMVFLRDPMPFLRYRYEQFGPVSWGRILGQYWVFPLGPKASEVVLQNRDKAFANGPGWGYWIGPFFHRGIMLLDFEEHLHHRRILQHAFTNERLSGYLEKMTPAIARGVAGWRTGARFPFLASIKQLTLDLATEVFMGAKLGRETNEINRAFIETVRAGFAVLRYPIPGTRWARGLHGRRVLERFFRELLPAKRASDSSDLFAVLCRATSEDGHRFTDDDVINHMVFLLMAAHDTTTITMTTMAYYLAKHPEWQERLRDESFALGKDELEFGDLEKLSGLDWVMREAMRLVAPVPYLARKTVKDTSICGHFVPKDTFVAVLPQFAHHMPEYWSQPERFDPERFAPHRREDKVHPYAWQPFGGGVHKCIGMHFAGVQIKAIFHRILRRYRWSVAPNYKTKFDFAGLPVPKDGLPVRLERVVDA, from the coding sequence ATGCCACGTGCCAGTTTGACGGATCGGATCCTCATCGCCACGAACCGCCGTCTTTTGGTCCTGCGCCCGCTCTCGAGGATCCCCGAGGACAGCGATCTCGAGCCCGTGCCCGGCGACGACGGGCTTCCGTGGCTCGGACATACGCTGGCCATGGTTTTTCTCCGCGATCCCATGCCCTTTCTGCGTTACCGCTACGAGCAATTCGGTCCGGTATCGTGGGGCCGCATCCTCGGCCAGTACTGGGTTTTTCCTTTGGGTCCCAAAGCCTCCGAGGTCGTCCTTCAGAATCGAGACAAGGCCTTCGCGAACGGCCCGGGTTGGGGCTATTGGATTGGCCCTTTCTTCCACCGCGGCATCATGCTTCTCGATTTCGAGGAGCACCTGCACCACCGGCGCATTCTGCAACACGCCTTTACCAACGAGCGATTGAGCGGGTACCTCGAAAAGATGACGCCGGCCATCGCGCGAGGCGTGGCCGGATGGCGCACGGGCGCGCGGTTTCCATTTCTCGCATCGATCAAGCAGCTCACTTTGGACTTGGCGACCGAGGTGTTCATGGGCGCAAAACTCGGGCGCGAGACCAACGAGATCAACCGCGCCTTCATCGAGACGGTGCGGGCTGGATTCGCGGTCCTGCGCTACCCCATTCCCGGTACGCGCTGGGCGCGCGGTCTGCACGGCCGGCGCGTGCTCGAGCGATTCTTCCGCGAGCTTCTGCCCGCCAAACGCGCTTCGGACAGCAGCGATCTCTTCGCGGTTCTATGCCGCGCCACCAGCGAAGACGGCCACCGATTCACCGACGACGACGTCATCAATCATATGGTCTTCCTCTTGATGGCCGCCCACGACACCACGACCATCACGATGACCACCATGGCCTATTACCTGGCCAAGCACCCCGAGTGGCAGGAGCGGCTGCGCGACGAATCGTTTGCCCTGGGCAAGGACGAATTGGAGTTCGGCGATCTCGAAAAGCTTTCAGGCCTCGATTGGGTCATGAGGGAAGCCATGCGCCTCGTCGCGCCGGTGCCGTACCTCGCGCGCAAGACGGTGAAGGACACGTCCATCTGCGGCCACTTCGTGCCGAAGGACACGTTCGTGGCGGTGTTGCCGCAGTTTGCGCACCACATGCCCGAGTACTGGTCGCAACCCGAGCGCTTCGATCCCGAACGGTTTGCGCCGCACCGTCGTGAGGACAAGGTACATCCTTACGCCTGGCAGCCTTTTGGCGGTGGCGTTCACAAATGCATCGGGATGCACTTTGCGGGCGTGCAGATCAAAGCCATTTTTCACCGCATCCTGCGCCGGTATCGCTGGAGTGTCGCCCCGAACTACAAGACGAAGTTCGACTTCGCGGGGCTGCCCGTTCCCAAAGACGGGCTCCCGGTGAGGCTCGAGCGGGTCGTCGACGCCTGA